The Archangium primigenium genomic interval GCGTGGCCCTGCGGCTGCTCGTGCAGGCCTGCGCCGACGCGGGCCGGTATGGCGAGGCCCAGACCTGGGCCCGCCGGCTGCGCGCCCGCGCCGAGGAGGTGACGCCCCGGGTCGATCAGGCGCTCGTGTTCGCCGCGGGGGCCCTGTCCGGCCTGCACCTGCGCTTCGGGTTCCTGCGCGCCGCGGCCGAGCCGCGCGTGGAGCTGTCACCCGAGGCCCGCCCCGCGGATCGCGTGCTGCTGTCCGGCATGGAGCTGTATGCCCGGGGTCTGCGCGCCCTGGAGGCCGGGCCGCTCGCGGAGGCCGACCGGCTGTGCACGGCGCTCGAGCAGCTCGCGCAGCCCCTCACCGACGAGTCCCGGAGCGAGGGCCATCTGCTCTGCCCCCGGGATGTCACCCGGGTGGTGGAGCTGGCGGCGTGCGAGCTGCGCGGCGCGCTGGAGGCCCGGCAGGGAGACCCCGCCCGGGCCGAGGCCACGCTCACCCGCGCCCTGCGCCTGGAGCGACGCTTGCGCCCGGCGGGCCCTCCGGCCTTCTCCCGCCCGGTCCGCGAGACCCTGGCCCGGCACCGGCTGCGCCTGGGCCGCGAGGAGAAGGCGCTGGAGCTGGCGCGCGCCCTCGTCGAGGAACGGCCGGGCTCCGGTCACGCCTGGCTCCTGCTGGCCGACATCCACCTCGCCCGGGGCGCGGTGGCCGAGGCCGCCATGGCCTTCTCCTCGTGCCTGACGTGCTGGCGGGACGCGGAGGCCCACCTGCCCGAGGTCCAGCGCGCCCGGTCCTTCCGCGGGGCCTCGCCGCGCCCCGTGTCCCGCATGCGCCTGGTGCCCCCCGTGGAGAACGCCCCGGCGTGAGCCCTGGCCTCAGGCCGTGGTCCGCGGGCCCACCGACTCGAGGAACGCGAGGATGCGCCGCCCACAGGCCTCGGGCTGCTCCAGCGGGAAGAGGTGGCCGCCGGACAGCTCGTCCGTCTGGAGGCCCGCCTGGGCCTTCCGCACCCGCCCGAGGGCCTCGGGGGTGAGGGTGTCCGAGTGGATCCCCCGCAGCACGAGCACCGGCACCTTCACCTCGCGCAGCCGCTTCCAGATGGCGCGCGGCGAGGTCTCGAAGATGCGCGCCTCCCAGGCCGTGGGGATGGTGAGCCGCAGTCCGCCGCCGGGCGCTTCCGTGAGGCCGTGGGTGAGGTAGTCCTGGAAGCACGCCGGATCGAAGCCCCGGAAGAGCGCCTTCTTGGCGTAGCTCGCGGCGGCCTCCTCGCGCGAGCCCCAGTGCTCGCGGCGTCGGCGGGCGAGGCTCGCGGGCGGCACACGGCCGCGCAGCCCGAGCAGGCTCAGCAGCTGGAGGGCCAGGGCCCGCCCCCCGGTGAAGAGCACGGGATCCAACATCACCACGGCGCGAAAGAGGTCCGGATGGTTCGCGGCGGCGATGAGCGTGGCCACGCCGCCCATGCTGTGCCCCACGCCCACCACGTCCGTGAGGCCCCGGGCGCGCAGGGCGTGCACCAGGTCCTCCGCCATGTCGTCCCAGTCCTTCATCGAGAGGGGATCCGCCCCAGGCACCAGGCAGCGGCTCTCCAGCGTGTACACGTGCGCGTGGGGCGTGAGCGTGTCGAACAGCCGCCGGTAGCTGCCCGGGGGAAAGCCGTTGGCGTGCGCGAAGTGCAGCACGGGCCCCTGGCCGCCCCGGTCCTCCAGCCTCAAGGCATCACTCATCACGCCGCTCAGCCCACCTGGGGCGGTTCGTCGAGATCCTTCGCCAGGTAGCGCAGCACGTCCGCGGGCGTGATGATGCCCAGCAGCTTGTCCTCGCGCACCACGGGCAGGTGGTGGATGCCGTGTCGGCGGAAGCGCGCCAAGACCTCGTCGCTCGTCTCGAACTCGTTCACCGTGAACACCGGCGAGGACATGAGCTCGCGCGCCGGAGTGTCCAGTGCCCGGTTCTCCAGCAGGGCGTTGAGGATGTCGGGCTCGCTGATCATCCCCACCACCTGCTCGTCCTCCATCACGGGCACGCCGGCGATGCGCGCATCGGCCAGGATCAGGGCGATCTCCGAGAGTGGCGTGTGCGGCGCCACGGACTTCACGGGAGAGGTCATCAAGTGTCGGGCATGTCCCTTCATGTCCGCGAGCTTGGTCACGCGTCGGGGAGGCGTCAATCTCCCTGAAGCGAGGTGGCGGGCTGCTTGACGATTCGGTCCGGTGGGGAATGGACTGCCCCCATGCCCTCCTTCCGCCTCCAAAGAGACCAGGCCGCGCTGCTCGTCGTCGACATCCAGGAGCGGCTGTGCGCCGCCATGGAGCCGGGCGCGCTCGAGCGGATGCTCCAGCGGACCAATGCCGCCCTCCAGGGGGCCCGGGCCCTGGAGCTGCCCCTCCTGGTCACCGAGCAGTACCCCAAGGGCCTGGGACGCACGGACGCGCGGCTGTCGGCGCACCTGGGCGCGTACACCCCGGTGGAGAAGCTCATGTTCAGCGCCTGTGTGCCCGAGGTGGTGGCCGCGCTCGGCGCGCGCACGCAGGTGCTGATCGTGGGCATGGAGACCCACGTGTGCGTCTACCAGACGGTGCGCGACCTGGCCGAGCGGGGGTTGACGCCCGTGCTGTGCGCGGACGCGGTGCTGTCGCGCCACCCGGAGGACCGGCGCGTGGGCCTGGAGATGTGCCGGGACGCGGGCGCCCGGGTGCTCACCGTGGAGGCCGCGCTCTTCGACCTGCTCGGCGTCGCGGGGACGCCCGAGTTCAAGAAGGTGTCCGCGGCGGTGCGGTGAGGGGGCCGGACGCGGCTCCTGGATGGCCTGGACGCGCTGCTCGTGGCCGAGGGCCTGCTCACGCCGTGAGGTTCAGCGGCGATGCCGCGCGGCGACCTGGAAGAGTTGGGTGAGGGAGAAGTCCAGCAGCGACTGGCACGAGCCCAGGTAGTGCGCTGCCCGTGCGAAAGGGAACCAGACACGTTCACCCACGAGCACCTGGGCTTCTTCCATGCGTCGGCGGGGAATCCATTGGCCGCCCAGGTGGTGCACCAGCACCTGTCCCAGGTAGGCGCCCACGGCGGGCACCGCGTGCGCCTCGATGTGCTCGCGCTGGAACACCCGAGGGAACTCCTCCCGCCAGAACTGGAAGTCCACGTCCGTGAGCGATTCGGGCGTCGCCTCGAGGACCGAGGGCACTTTCGTGTGAAACAGCGCGACGAGATGCTCGGCGAGGGTGCGGTAGTGCGCACGGGCCTGTTCCTCGTCCTCCACGTCCGAGGGAAGGGCGGCGCTGGCGGGGCGCCACTCCTCTGGCGCGGGGGGGCTCCAGTCGTTGAAGTCGGCGATCTGGCGTTGACGTTCGTGGAGCGCGGCACGGTCCACCACGCGGGCGAGCAGGGGCGCCACGTCCGAGGGAAAGCGTGGCTCCACGGGGGCGAGGGCCGCGCTGCGCGCGTGCAGGGTGCGCCGCACGGTGGTCAGGTCGAGGTCCGGTCGCAGGTGGGCGTGGGCGCGCGCCTGGGCCTCGCGTGCGGGGGCGCTGGCGAAGTCCGCCAGGGTGGGCCACGTCACCAGGAGGACGGAGCCATCGGGCAAGGACTCCACCCGATGGGCGGGTGTGGAGAGCATGCGGTCGCGACCCACGGTCTCCACCAGTCTTGGACCGAAGACGTTCAGCCAGGACACCTCGTAGATCTGATCGAACCCATCCTGGCGCGAGCGCCTTTCGTCCCGGCCGAACGAGGGCGCACCCGCCAGGGCCCTGTCCGCGAGACTGTGCGCCGCGGCATGGGTGCCCGGGTAGCGCGACGCCCATGCGCGCACCAACTCCGTGAACCGCTGACAGCGTGCCTCGTCCGCGAACAGGGAGAGGGGCTGGATTTCGAGCAGGATGTTCAGCTCGGGAGCGAGTGGCGGAAAGGTGAGGCTGGTCCCCATTTCAAGGGCCGGGAGCTTCGTTCGGTAGAAGAAGAGGGACGCGGTCCTCTCACCGCGTTTCTCCTCCCAGCACTTCCGGATGGCGGCGCGGGAGTAGCGACGTCGTCGCTTGCCACTCACGAGCTCCGGCATCCACTCGCCCGCGTACTCCTCGAGGAATTGAACCAGAGGCGTCAGCTCGTGCTCCCACGCGGCCCGCGGGTCGAAGGCGCCGTCGAAAACCAGGACCAGGCTGTCTTCCCGCCGAGAGAGTTCCAGTTCCTTCATTGGACGGACACCTCCACGCCCTTGACCTCTCGCTCCGCATCTCGCAGGGCGGCCCTCACCGGGTCCAGGCGGTCGGGCATGAGACGACCGCCCTCGTAGATGAGGCGGATCCTGATGACGGGAACCTCTCGCTCATGGTGGAGAAGGGACTGAATCGATTCTCGGCGGATGTCCAGCGTCTCGCCATATTTGCGCAGCGCCTCTCTGGCGTCAGCGGTGAACTGGGACTGCAGGGCTTCGTACTTCAGATCCGAGAGGTCGCGGCTCTTGAAGCTGAACGTCTCCACGCGCGGCGGAGAACCAGCGCCTGGGTGTTCCTCGATGACGAGCACGTCCACGAACCGCAAACCGCTCCCTGGCTTCCATACACCCACGAACCTTTCGACGCGTGGGCGCTCGAAGTTCTCGAGGAAGCGACGCGAGGCCCGGGGCAGGGCCGCGTCGGCTCGCAGTTGCTCCACCATATGACGCTCGAAGGCGAGGCCTCGGGCGAACCCTCCCCGCATCGCCTCGTAGGCGTCCCAGAGCAGTGGTCCCTCGGCGGCCGTGCCCCGCCGGAGATCTCCGAGGCGCTGCTCCCGGTAGGCGACGTACTCGATCCATCGAGGGTTGCCCTGGGCTTCAGGGGGCGGCGCCTTCAGGGCGGACTGCTGCCGCTCCAACAGGGAGACGTCCCTGGGAAGACGCGGCCCCGTGGCTTCCCGCTCCACCAGGGCCAGGCGTGCTTCCACCACCTCGCGTGTGAGACCCGCGCCTTCGTCCACCAGGGCGGCCCGTCCACTCTTCACCGAGGAGGGACCCGCGCGTGGGGATTTCCCCTGGGTCATCCACGCCTGGGCCCTGGCCACATCGCCTCGGGTTTCGTGCAGGGCGAGCGCCGCGTCCATGCCGCCCTCGGCCACGAAGAAACCCGCTTCTCTCCGGGCGCGGATATTCCCGAAGAGCTCCCGCATGCCCTCCACGCCCCAGCGGGCTTCCCACTGGCGTCCCAGTTCCTGGAGTGCTTCCAGCCGTGGAGCACGCATGCCGCGACCGCTCGCGTACAGGCCCACCATCAGGGCCGCGGGCGCCAGTTCCTGCGTGGCCCGTTCGTACTGGCCTCGAGCGAGGGCGCTGACGCCGTGTCCCGTGCTGGCCACCAGGTAGTAGAAGCCCAGCGGCACGCCGAATGTCATCGCGTCGAAGCCTCCCGTCGCGATGCTGCCTGGCGCGAAGTGCCGCCTCGCCAGGGCTCGTTCCACCTCGCTCGCGGCGTGCTGGTAGGGCGCAGGCAGAAGGGCCCACCGAGCGGACAACTCGGCGTAACGGCCGCCATCGCTCAGGGGACTGGTGCGCACGAGGTCCCGGACGGCCCTGCCCAGACCCCGCGGCACGTCCGAGGCCTGCTCTCCACGCTCGGGGTAGGCCGAGAGCGGCAGGCCTCTCGCCTCCAACTGCGCGAGGACGGTGGGCATGAGCGCCAGCGTTTGTCCCAACCGCTTGTCCCGAGCGAGCAGTCGCAACACCGCATCCACTTCATCGTCATGCGCCGTGTGCAACACGAAGAGCGCGAACACCTCGGCGTGCGGGACGCCATAACGCTCGGTGGTGGTGACGAGAAACGCGGCGCGTTTGCGCTGGAGGATTGCGGCTGCGTCCGCGCGCATGGGTCCCAAGGCCCCCAATCGCACGGCGCTCCAGTCATCCAGAGCCTCCACCACCCGGGGCATGTCCACCCGCCGCTGGAGCGCCACGTAATCGGCGGGCGAGGCACACGCCAGGAACGGCGCCAGGAGCGCCTCGGCATCGGCGGACAGGTCAGGCCAGCCCGGATCCGCCCGGACCTCGTCACGCCGGACGTCCTCCCGGGGAGACAGCGCGGCCGCGGGTGCCGCCATGGCGCCCAGGCGTGGGACCCCCCGTACGGGTCCCGTGGCGCAACCCAGGCCCAGCACGACCAGGGCCAGGAGCGCCAGTCCGTGACCCGGTTGGCTCACGCCCGGCCGTGGGTGAGGGCCTGCTTCACCGTGCGGACCGCGAGCGCCAGCACCACCAACGCGCTCGCGAGCACCGTCTGCGAGCCACCCACGGGGAAGTTGTAGAAGTAGGCGACGAGGTAGCCGCCCACGCCGGCCGCCGCTCCGGCGAGCGTGGACAGGAAGAAGGTCCACGGCAGGCGCAGGTCCAGCATCAGCGCGGCGATGGCCGAGAGGATGGAGAAGGCGAACACCGGCAGGGCGCCCAGCGCCCGCGCCGACACGCCCACCATCAGCCCGATGGAGATCATCAGCACGCCGTCGAGCATCCGCACGGGCAGCCCCTGCACGTGCGCCCCGGTGCGATCGAAGCTCGCGAAGGTGAGGCCTCGGAACCACCACAGGTGGATGACGAGGATGAGCCCGCCCGCCCACATCACGGCGAGCAGTTGGGGCCGCTCCACCAGCACCGCCGTGCCGAAGAGGATGCCCTGGATGTCATGGGCCTCCTGCGAGATGCGGTCGCCCACGAGGATGGCCGCGCCGCCCGTGAGCGCATAAGCCAGGCCCAGCACGCTCTCACGCGTGAGCCGCAGCCGCGCCGGATCCAACATCAGCACCAGCGTGGCCCCGAGCGCCAGCACCACCGCGCCCAGGGTCGGGTCCACGTGCATCCCCAGGTGGATCTCCGCGAAGAAGGCCAGCGCCACCCCGAGCCCCGCGGACTGCGTCACCGCCGCGCTCACGAACACCATGCGCCGCAGGACCACGTACACGCCCAGGAAGCCCAACACGCCCCCGGCGATGAGGGCGCACAGGATGGGATCCTCGAACAGCTCGTAGGCGTCCCAGAACTGGGCCCAGGTAGGCGTCTCGACGTGCGGATTCACGGGGCGGTCCTGTCGTGCGGGGACGGCGGATGGCGCGGGCAGTAGTCGTCGCCGTACTGGTGCCGGAAGGCGGGGTGGCAGAAGACCGTGTTCGCGTCTCCCAGCACCACGGAGGACGTCTCCCGGTCCACGAAGAGCAACTGGTCGGCGAACTCGGCGGCCACGCGCAGGTCATGGCTCACCACCACCACCGCGAGCCGCCGCTCGTGCGCGAGCTGCGCCAGCCGCTTCATCGTCTCGCGCTCGGCCACGGCGTCCATGGCGGCGGTGGGCTCGTCGAGCAGCACCAGGTCCGCCTCGGTGGCGAGCACCCGCGCGAGCAGGGCCCGCTGCTTCTGGCCCTCGGACAGCTCGCGGTAGGGCATCTGGGCGATGGGGCCCGCGCCGGCGGTCTCGATGGCCGCGCTCACCGCGCTCCGGTCCTCGCGCGAGGAGAAGGGCTTGAGGAAGTTCCACCCCGACAGCCGCCCCCAGCGCACCAGCTCCTTGGCGCGCACGGGCAGGAGCGCGTCGATGCCCGTGCTCTGGGGCACGTAGGCGCTGCGCACCTGGGGACTGGAGCGGAAGACGCGTCCGGACACCGGGCTGAGCAGGCCGAGCAGCGTCTTGAAGTACGTGCTCTTGCCCGAGCCGTTGCGCCCGATGACGGCCAGGAAAGTGCCTCGGTGGACCTGGAGGTTGATGGGCGGGAGCATGGGCTTGCCCTGATAGCCGATGCGCAGCTCCTCGCAGCACAGGAGCAGATCATCCGAGTGGGCGTGCGAGGCGGTCCGGGGCTCAGGGGTCTCCACGGGTGACCTCCGCCCGGGGGGCCACCTTCGCCAGCCGCTCCAGCAGCGCCGAGACCTCCGCGTCGCCCAGGGGCTTGTCGAAGTCCACGGCGTCGAACAGCGCCGGGGTCAGCGCCAGGGTCAGGTCCAGCTTCGCCAGGGGCGGCGTCTTGCGGTCCGACGGCAGATCCACCGCGCCCCCGAGCACCGCCACCGGCGTCTCCCCGGTCGCGGTCCGATCGATCTCGAAGCGGCGCTCGCCGGAGAAACGCGCGGGCACCCGGCCATCGCGCACCGTGCCCGTGAGCCGCAGGGCCTGGAGGCTCCAGCGCCCCTGGGCCACCTGGGTCTCGGGCAGGGCGCAGCCGGGCGTGCATCCGACGGCGCGGGTCTCGGGCGCGAGCAGGTTCCACGGCGCGCTGGACAGGAGCGTCACCACGGCGCTGGCCGCCGTGCCGCCGCCGGCCTCCGCCGCCACCTGCTCGTAGGGCACGAGCGCGCCATCGTTCCGGTGGCAGTGGCCGCCGTGGCACAGGGTGTAGCCCGGGGGCGGATGGGCGGGATCGAACGAGGCCCCACCACTGCCCGCGCTGATGAGCTCGATGCCGGTCAGGGTCAGCGAGGCCTCGTCCAGGCGCACCTGGTAGTCCGAGCTCAGGCGCTGGTAGCCGTCACCCGCGTCCCGGCCCGCCACGGGCTCATACGTGGCGCGCACGGTGGGCTCCACCACCGCGAAGCCCTGGCCGGGCTCCCAGGCGCACCCGGCGAGCGTCAGGCCCCCCAGCATGAAGAGAAGGCGCGCGCGCATGCCTCAGGTCCCCTTTCCCTGCAGGCCCTTCTCCAGCCGCTTCACCACGTCCTCGATGTGCTGGAGGTACGTCTCGCCCGCGCGGAAGTTGGTGCCTCCCGGCATGAGCACCAGGGGCGTGGGAATCTTCTGCGACACGAGCTTGGAGGTGGTGGACGGGTAGTACTCCTCCTGCAGCAGCAGGCGCGCCTTGCGCTGGCGCCCCTGGGCGAGCACCTCCACCACATGCGCGGGCGTGGGCGGGATGCCCGGCTTGGGCTCCAGGTAGGCGAACACCTCGAAGCCCAGCCAGTTGGACAGGTACGCCGTCGTGCGGTGGTAGGCGATCACCGGCTGGCCCTTGAGGCCCTCCAGGCGCTTCTGCCAGCCCCCCATGGCCTTCTGCATCTCGTCGGTGAAGCGGGCCAGGTTGGCGCGGTAGGCGTCCGCGTTCTTCGCGTCCAGGGTGATCATCCGGTCCGCGATGCCCTTGGCCACCGCCAGCCCGGCGCGGGGATCATAGAGGAAGTGCGGATTGCCGCCCGGGTGCACGTCCCCGTTGCTGCGATCCATGGGCACCGCGGGCACCTCGAGCTTCTGCACGAACTGGGACACGTCCAGGTAGCCCGCGCCATTGATGAGGATGCGCGGGTTGCGCGCGCCGTTCTGGAGCGTGGGCAGCCAGCCCACCTCCAGCTCCAAGCCGATGGCGAGCAGCATGTCGGCGCGGTTGAGCTCGAGCGCCAGGTTGGGCTTGGCGTCCACGAAGTGCGGGTCCTGCGTGGACAGGGCGAGCGCGGTGACCTGGACGTGGTCGCCCCCCACCGCCTTGGCCAGGGCGGCCAGGTCCGGCAGGGTCGCCACCACCCTCAGGTCGGCGCGGGCGGGAAGGGACAGCAGGACGCAGAGGGCGGCGCTCAGGGCCGCGAGCGAACGAAGCGGGTTCATGGGAACTCCGAGACAAAAAGAGGGAAGGGACTAGAAGGCGTGGGCGCCGTGGGCACCCATCACCACCTCGAGGGCGAGGAAGACCGAGGAGTCGCGCTGCTCGCGCCAGCGGGCGTTGTCGGTGGCGGCCTGCAGGCGCAGGCGGGAGAACTCGGTGGGCCAGAAGGTGACGTTGGCGGAGAGGCGCTCGCGCGAGTCGGTCCACTCGGGATCCAGCGGATCGTCCGCCACCGCGCCGCCAAGGCCGCGCGCGGGGCTTCCGAATTCATAGCGCGCCGCCAGGGCCCAGCGCTGGGAGAAGCGCCAGAGCGCCTGGGCATAGCCGTTGACGTCCGAGAGCACGTCCTGGGGCACCTGCCGGCGCCGGTAGAACAGCTCGCCCTGCAGCGTCACGATGGTGGTGCTGCCGCCCGACAAGGGCCGGTACTTGAGGTAGACGTCCGTGCCGAACACGTCGGCGCGGTTGCGGTAGCCCGAGGGCGTGGGGCCATCGGCCGCGGACAGGCCCCAGATGAGCGACAGGTCGTCCGACAGCGGGAAGAACTGCTTCACGGCGCCGGTGAACTGGAAGTCGAGCGGAGAGGAGACGCCCCCGCCCCCCGAGCCGAGGAAGCTGCGCGCGGTGCTCTCGCCGCTCGCGTCGGTGACGGAGCCGATGACCTCCACGTACCAGGGCAGGGGCGTGAGCCAGGAGCCCTCCACGCCCAGGCCGCGGTTGCCCTCGCCGCCGAACATCCGGCCGAGCGCGAAGGGCTGATCCACGAAGTCCCAGCTGTGCGGGTGCGTGGGGTTGAGCCGACCAAAGCGCGTGAGGAACTGCCCGGCGCGCAGCTGCAGGCTCCCGGGCAGCGCGCTGGTGGAGGCGTAGGCCTCCTCCACCTCGACGCCGAACTGGCTGAACACGATGTTGCCGGTGAACTGGAAGTAGGGGTCCACCGCCGTGTGCACCGACAGCTCCAACTGCTGCAGGTTGAAGCCGTTGGCGGTGGGGTCGTGCCCGCCCGACTGCAAGGGCTTCTCCGCGGTGAAGGCGGCCGCGGCGGCGTCGAGGATGAAGGACAGCTCCAGGCCCCGGAAGTTGATGTTCGAGGGGCTCAGCAGGATGCCACTGGAGCTGGTGGGCGAGGCGGAGGGCGGCGGCGGGGTGGTGCCCGAGGTCCGGGCGGCCTCGGCGGCCTCCTGACCGAGGGCCTTCTCGATGTCCGCCAGGTCCTCGGCGGAGACGTCCGCGGGGGGCGGGGAGGGCGCCGGCTCCGGCGCGGACTGGGCCCAGGTGGACCCGGGCGGAAGAAAGGCGAGACAGACGGTGATGCCGGCGAGCCGGCATGAAGACAGGAACACGGAACACTCCTCGAACGACACGTCCCGCGCGAAGGCGGACGTCGACCCGACGACTCCACTGCCACGGCGTCAGACGCGCGCGGGCGGGGAGGCCTTGGGGGCGAGATCGAGGATGGCCAGCGAGGAATGGGCGGGGCCTGGCGCGGGCGGAGGCGGCGCGTCCCGAGGCCCCACGGCGGGCACGGACAGGCCTCCGGGGGTGCTCGCGAGCACGCCCTTGCGCTCGTTGAAGGACAGACACGGGCACACCTGGTGGCCCGCGTCCGACGCCAGCTCCGTGGGCTGCTCCACCGCCGGGCCCTCGGCGAGCGGCTCGCCGCGCATGACGCCCGAGGCGGCCGGCGCTTCCTCGAACGCGGAGTGGGCCGGGCAGTAGCGGTGGCCGTGCTCCCGCCCATGACCGAGCACCGCCAGCGACTGGGCCAGCCACAGCGCCACCAGGAGCGGCGCGAGGAGAGGGCCTGCGATGTGGGCTCGGGAGCGCATCGATGAGGGACGGTGGGATGGCTCTACTGACGCCTCCGGGGGGTGTCAAGCCATCCGTCCCCCACGTCTTCCTGGAGACCCGGCGGGGGCTTCGCTGTAGGTTGCGCCTCCATGGAACATCGCCGAGCGACACCCGATCGGGCCGCCATGGCCGCCGCCATCCAGGCCTTCCTCGACGCGGCGGGCCTGCGGACCGAGGGCGACCCCAACCTCGCGCAGACCCCGGAGCGGGTCGCCGAGGCCTGGACGGAGGAGTTCCTGGACGGCTACGGCCGGACGCCCGAGGAGGCGCTCGGTGAGCTGTTCCCGGCCCCGCGCGACTCGGTGGGGGAGCTGGTGGTGGTGACCGACCTGCGCTTCCACTCCATGTGCCCGCACCACCTGTTGCCCGTCGCGGGCCGGGCCCACGTGGCCTACGTGCCGTCGAAGCAGGTGACGGGCTTTGGTCGGCTCGGCGAGCTCGTGGACTGCTTCGCCCACCGGCTCATCCTCCAGGAGGACCTGGCGCGCGAGGTGGCCCAGTCCCTGGCCCGGGTGCTCGACAGCCCCGCCACCGCCTGCATCATCGAGGCGGAGCAGGCGTGCCTGCGCCTCCGGGGCCCGCGGCAGCGCGACGCCGTCACGCACTCGGAGGCCTACGAGGGCCTGTTGCGCGGCGATGGCGCCCTGCGTCGTGAGCTGTGGGCGCGACTCACGCTCGCGCGCCGCTGAAGTCCGGGCCCGTGCCCGTTATCTCCTCCGCCGTGGAGTCCATCCAATGAGCCTGCCCGCCGAGCGGACCTTTCCCCGACCCGATCGTGCCCTCGTGGAGCGCGCGCACGCGGCCCTGTTGGAGGTGCTCTCCGCCGGGCAGGTGCGCCGCGACGAGGCCACGCTCGAGCGCTACGCCCGGGACGAGTCCGACTCGGGCGTGTACCCGCCCGACGTGGTGGTCTTCCCCGAGGACACCGCCCAGGTGTCCGCCGTCTTCCGCGTGTGTCAGGCGCTCGGGGTGCCCTTCACGCCGTGCGGCGCGCGCAGCGGCAAGAGCGGGGGCTCCTTGCCCCTGCGCGGTGGCGTGTCGGTGAGCCTGGAGCGGATGAACCGCATCCTCTCCGTCTCGGCGGAGGACCTCACGGCGGTGCTCCAGCCCGGCGTCATCACGGGGGACCTGATGCGCGCGGTGGAGGCCCAGGGCCTCTTCTACCCGCCGGATCCCAACTCGTGGGATCTCTGCACCATGGGGGGCAACGTGGCGGAGAACGCCGGCGGCCCCCGGGCGCTCAAGTACGGCGTCACCCGCGACTACGTCATCGGCCTGGAGTGGGTGCTGCCCTCGGGTGAGGTGCTGCGCGTGGGGCGGCGCACGCTCAAGGGCGTGGCGGGCTACGATCTGGTGGGTCTGTTCGTGGGCTCGGAGGGCACGCTGGGCGTGGCCACGGAAATCACCGTGCAGCTCTTGCCCCTGCCGCGCCACGTGAAGACGGCCCTGGCGGTGTTCGACTCGGTGCACACCGCCGCGCACGCCATCACCGCGGTGCTGGCCTCCGGCAGCGTGCCGCGCACGTTGGAGCTCATCGACGACACGGCCCTCCTGGCGGTGCGCGACCGGGGCTTTCCCTTCCCCCCGGGCGCGGGCTCGGCCGTCATCCTCGAGGTGGACGGGCACGGCGAGGAGGGGGTGTTCGCGGAGCTCGTGCACCTGGGCGAGGTGTGCGAGCGCCACGGCGCGAGCGAGGTGCTGGTGGCCCAGGACGCCTCCCAGCGCGAGAAGCTCTGGGCCGTGCGCCGCCAGGTGTCCCCCGCGCTGCGCGCGCTGCGGCCCCATAAAATCTCCGAGGACATCGCCGTGCCGCGCTCGCGCATCCCCGAGGTCATCCGCGCCCTCAAGGACATGGGGACCGAGCTGGGCCTGCTCGTGGCCACGTATGGTCACGCGGGGGACGGCAACCTGCACGCCAACCTGCTGTACGAGGGGCCGCACCAACGGGCGCTCGTGGAGCAAGGCATCCGGAGAATGCTGGAGATCACCGT includes:
- a CDS encoding zinc-regulated TonB-dependent outer membrane receptor, giving the protein MFLSSCRLAGITVCLAFLPPGSTWAQSAPEPAPSPPPADVSAEDLADIEKALGQEAAEAARTSGTTPPPPSASPTSSSGILLSPSNINFRGLELSFILDAAAAAFTAEKPLQSGGHDPTANGFNLQQLELSVHTAVDPYFQFTGNIVFSQFGVEVEEAYASTSALPGSLQLRAGQFLTRFGRLNPTHPHSWDFVDQPFALGRMFGGEGNRGLGVEGSWLTPLPWYVEVIGSVTDASGESTARSFLGSGGGGVSSPLDFQFTGAVKQFFPLSDDLSLIWGLSAADGPTPSGYRNRADVFGTDVYLKYRPLSGGSTTIVTLQGELFYRRRQVPQDVLSDVNGYAQALWRFSQRWALAARYEFGSPARGLGGAVADDPLDPEWTDSRERLSANVTFWPTEFSRLRLQAATDNARWREQRDSSVFLALEVVMGAHGAHAF
- the folE gene encoding GTP cyclohydrolase I, producing MAAAIQAFLDAAGLRTEGDPNLAQTPERVAEAWTEEFLDGYGRTPEEALGELFPAPRDSVGELVVVTDLRFHSMCPHHLLPVAGRAHVAYVPSKQVTGFGRLGELVDCFAHRLILQEDLAREVAQSLARVLDSPATACIIEAEQACLRLRGPRQRDAVTHSEAYEGLLRGDGALRRELWARLTLARR
- a CDS encoding FAD-binding oxidoreductase, with protein sequence MSLPAERTFPRPDRALVERAHAALLEVLSAGQVRRDEATLERYARDESDSGVYPPDVVVFPEDTAQVSAVFRVCQALGVPFTPCGARSGKSGGSLPLRGGVSVSLERMNRILSVSAEDLTAVLQPGVITGDLMRAVEAQGLFYPPDPNSWDLCTMGGNVAENAGGPRALKYGVTRDYVIGLEWVLPSGEVLRVGRRTLKGVAGYDLVGLFVGSEGTLGVATEITVQLLPLPRHVKTALAVFDSVHTAAHAITAVLASGSVPRTLELIDDTALLAVRDRGFPFPPGAGSAVILEVDGHGEEGVFAELVHLGEVCERHGASEVLVAQDASQREKLWAVRRQVSPALRALRPHKISEDIAVPRSRIPEVIRALKDMGTELGLLVATYGHAGDGNLHANLLYEGPHQRALVEQGIRRMLEITVSLGGTITGEHGVGHAKREYLSLEQSPGLLEFQRNLKLFFDPKGLLNPEKIFPVPVRS